The following DNA comes from Pseudomonadota bacterium.
GCGTCTCGCTCGCTCATGTAGCTCTCCAGGGGTTGCGCCGTTGATCCCCACAAACAACTGCGGAGTGCGATCATAGTGCCGCAAGGTGGAGAAGATCAGTAGCGTCGCTATTTTTCTCTGCGATTCCTATCACCTTTGAAACGCGATAACTGTGCCACCTACCTCAAGAGCTTGGTAAAATGCGAATGTGATTAAGATCGATTCGCAACTGCTTTCGGATGACGCCCTCCTAGGCGTGATCGACGATTTCATCCTGCGCGAGGGTACGGACTACGGCGAGCACGAGCGAACGCTCGAGGCCAAGCGCGACCAAGTACGCGCACAGCTTGATGCGGGTACCGCAGAGATCTGGTTCGATCCTGATTCGCAAACCGTAACCCTGCGACGAGCGGACGATCCCCCGCCAACCTAGTGGGCCTAGGGCACCTGGGTGAAGTGGCCGTGGATGCAGAGCCACTTGCCACGCTCACGCACGAAGATGCGAGTCGATTTGCCGCGGCTGGTAAACCGTTGATCGCCGATCACGCCCGCGTCAGTCCAGTAGTAGGTGATCCAAGCCGTATCGCCGCGCACGGTGACCTCGGGGTGGTGCATCTGCGTGTGCACCTGAGTAGCGCGCGAGGTCCAGTCCGCCATTGCACGCAACTCGACTGCCTTACCCTCGGCCAGGTACAGGTCACCTTCGCCGAAGAGCGTGTAGTCCGGATGCACGTGCTGCGCGTAGGCGTCGACGTCACCGCGCTCCAGCGCGGCCCACATGGCCACCAGCGTAGCCTTGATGTCGTCCGCATCGTCTGCATACGAGGGAGCCGCAAACACCGCGCTCACCAACAGCATCCATCCTACGCACAACCATGTCTTCATCTTCGGTCTCCCCTTTGAATGTGCTCTACGCCTCATCGGGCAGGTCCACCCGTGCGGCGCCAAGTCGATGTCATGGTACTTCGCGCCACTCGATGGCGGGCAATGGCGACCCGGCGCATACTCGATCCGCAGACCCGCCTCCTTGGAGCACCCATGCCCCCTAGCCGCTCTCCCCTCACCCTCGCCCTGCTCATCTGCACCCTCGCCCAACTGCCCAATGCCGCACATGCCGACAAGCGAATCGCGTTGACCTTCGACGACGCCCCCCGCGCTGACGGGCTCGTGTTCTCGGGTGAAGAGCGGGCGAGTGTCCTAATCGATGCGTTGGCAAGCACGCAGACCGGCCCCGTTGCCTTCTTCGCCACCACCGCCGGCATCGAGCGCGAGCCGGACGGCCGCGAGCGCCTCGAACGCTACGCCACCGCCGGCCACCGCATCGCCAACCACACGCACTCCCATCCATGGGCTTACCGCACGGAGGTGACGAAGTATTTGGCCGACATCGACAAGGCCGAGCAGTACCTCCGCGATCTACCCAACTACCGCCCTTGGTTCCGATTCCCATACCTGGACGAGGGCCGCGAGCCCAAGCGTATCGCACAGATTGCCGAGGGCCTGCGCCAACGCCAGCTGACGAACGGCTACGTCACCGTAGACAACTACGATTGGTACCTCGACCAGGCCCTGCAAAACGCCCTCGCGGAGGGCCATCCAGTGGACTACGAGGCCTTCGGCCGCTTGTACGTCCGTATGCTGACCTACGCGGCCGAGTACTACGACGCTGTCGCCGTACAGATGCTCGGCGAGTCGCCCGTGCACGTGCTGTTGCTGCACGAGAACGACCTGGCCGCAATGTTCGTCGACGACCTGGTGCAGGCGCTACGCGACGGCGGCTGGACAATCGTCAGCCCTGATGTCGCCTACGATGACCCGCTGCCCACGCCAAAGACCCGCTTCACCAGCCAGGGCCGTGTATTCGCTCTGGCTGCGGACGCCGGTCGCCCGCGCAACACGATGTGGACCTGGGCTATCGATGAGGCGATGCTGGATGTGATGCTGGCCCGCAGTGGCGCCTTGCCATCTGCGAGGCCAGCTCAAGACCAGTAGCACGCGGCTAGCAGCAGGCCCTATCCGCTGCTTGGGCAACTCGGTTCGGCGAGGGCCGTGCGCTATGATGCACGCCCCTTCGGCCATCAAGCGGACAGTCGAAATGCTCAAACGGCTCTTTCTGGGTGCGTTCCTCATATTGCTCCTGACCCTCGTGGTCACCGTCGGCGCGCTGCAGTTCAGTGCGCTGGGGGCTATCCAGCAGACCCTGCGTGAGCCACCACCCGCCGCCACGGTGAGCATTGCGAGCGGCACCGCCGAAGGCGCTAGCCCGCGAGCGGTCATCTTCGTCGGCAACAACTGGCAGGGCTCAATCACGGTCATCGATGCCCTGGACTACACCGTGCTCGGCACGATCAATGGCATACCCGACAAGCGCGAGCGCCTAAACGCGATCAGGGAGGATTTCTTCGATCGCATGCTGTTCTTCGGCATTCGCCATCTGATCGGCGAGGGCAACGATCAGTACGTCGACGACATGTACAGCACCTTGGACGGGCGACGACTGATCGTGTCGCGCCCGAGTTTCGCGGACGTGGTGGCAATCGACATCAACTCCGGTCGCATCGACTGGCGCTTCGAAGTGGATGGCGTGCGCGCCGATCACATGGCTCTGTCACCGGACGGCCGTCGCGTTGCCGTCTCCGCATCCACCGGTAACGTGGTGCATGTGATCGACGTGCAGACGGGCGAAGAGTTCGGTCGCTTTCCCACCGGGGACTCACCACACGAAAACGTGTTCTCTAAAGATGGCAAGCGCATCTTCCACGCCAGCATCGGGCGCGTGTTCTCCCCCTTCGATTCGCTGGGCGGCGGCTTTGCCAAGGGAGAGCGGCGCTTCCAGGTGGTGGACGCCGACAGCATGGAGATACTCGAACGCGTGGACATGCGCGAGAAGCTCGATGCATTCGGTCTGACGGATGTCAGCCCCTCGATTCGTCCAATGGCACACACCTCGGACGAACGCCTGTTCTACTTTCAGCTATCGTTCCTGCACGGCTTCGTGGAGTACGATCTGGAGCAAGCCCGCATCCTACGCAAGGCGGATCTCCCCAAGGTCACCACCGCCGCGCGCACCGAATACATTAACGATTCGGCTCACCATGGAATCGCCATCAGCGGCGATGATCGAACACTGTGCGTCGCCGGCACCATGGACGACTACGTGGCCCTGGTCGATGTTGCCTCGCTCGAGCCGCAGATTTTGAGCGGCCTGGGCGAGAAGCCCTACTGGGTGGTGACCGATCGCTCCGGTGAGCACTGCTTTGTCTCCTGGAGCGGGACAGATCAGATGTCCGTTATCGACATCGCGCAAGCGCGCGAGGTCGCTCGCGTGGACGTAGGCGACCATCCTCAGCGAATCCGCGAAGGATACGTGACCGGGGCTTGGTACCGCGCAAGTGCTAGAGGCGCGGCGGCCCGCTAAGGCCCCCGAGGGGTGACGCCAACGGGCGACAGGGGCGAAAAAAGCGGAGGCAAGGGCAGGGAGACCCTTGCCTCCGTACTAGGGACCACTTCAGTACGAAGCTCCTCTTGGGAGCAGGTGCCCTGGCTGGTTTGCGAGCGAGGTCCTCGCACTTTCGTGCAAGTAATTCGGTTAGCTAGGCGCCGTGTGTCTTTCTTGTAGAAAAGCTCCGTGGGAGTGATTGGAGCGCAACCACTAGGCGCTGACAAGCACCAGCTAGCCATCCAGCCCTTGTGGATCACAACTGATACATCTGCTCTCAATTGCGATGTCTACAGCCAGAAGTCACAGATCAGCGCAGTGCAGGATGCGCAGAATTGTCTGCGCCGCCCTGCAGCATGCTCAGTCGCCAATGCCCCGTTCGAACCATCGTTGCCCGAGCGGGTCCATTCCTGCTAGCGCTCACGGACCACGCCTGCCTCTGTGAGCGGAGCAGGTACTGAGAGGCCATCGTTCAGCACGGAACGCGAAAGACATGCACGCAAAGGGCAGGCGAGGACCTCGCAAAGCGATCGCACGCCTGGCTATGGCCTGCGTAGGAGCGGCTTGCGTCACCGCAGCCCTGCTACTCGCGATGATCAAGTTGGTTTTGCGCGACGCTTCGATTCCAGCCGAAACTCACCGACGCTATCCAACACTGCAGATAGGCGCCCGGCCGGCCACCGACCCGGTATCGGCGACGCGACAGGCCGTTGCAGGAGCGCCGCCCCCAGCCCCCGACATTGCGCCGCCACCTGCTGGCCCCATCGCCAACACCGGCCCGCGCATACCGCCCACGTCAGCGCTCAGCCACGAGGCACTTCAAATCCCGCACCCTCGTCTCCCGCCCCCGAGACCACCCGCGACGCCCAAGGTGCGGGTGCCAAGGGCGTCCGCCGAAATGAACTGGGAAGCCACCGCCAGGGAGGTCGCCTACGGCGCCGCCACTCGGCAGCGCGCAGAACCTTCGTACTTCTCCGAGCCACGTGGGGAGGCGGGTGTCGGGGCCTCGAGAATGCTGATGCGTGCTCCCGCGCGCAGGCGACGTGGAGGCGACATTCCCGAGTCCTACACCAACGCCTACGGCGAGGTGGAGATTCAGGTCTCCCCCGATTGCACTGCCCGCCAGCAGCGACCGATCGAAGTGCTCGACTCCATCGACACCTTGCCGCCGATCATCCACTGCAAGCCTCCGCCAAGCACCTTCAAACTCCCGCAGGAGATCATCGGCCGGTACCGGGGCTCATTGAAGACACCGTGATACCAGGGTGCATCGAGAGAAAAAGTGGAGGCAAGGGCGGGGAACCCTTGCCTCCCAAGTACTAGGGACCACTTCAATGACGAAGCTCCTTTTGGGAGCTAATGACCAAGCTTTGCGAGCGATTTCCTCGCACTTTCATGCGATTAATTCGGTTAGCTAGGCTCTCTTACGAGACATTGGCGGAGGAGCTTCGCGGGTTTGATTTGAGCGCACGAACCCTGCGCTGACAAGCAATTTCTGATGTCATCGCGTGCACCGCGACAGGTGCTACTTCTGCTCTCAATCGCACCTGTATAGTCCAGCCCGCATCGCCATCGCGTGACCAGCTTGCGCAAATCGTGCGTGCCAGCTTGCTAGTGGAAGTCGACGGCAGGAGGACCGCCCTACGCCAAGGGCGCGGGTCGTGAGGCAAGATCGGGACAGCTCGAAGTGGTGGAAAAAAGTGGAGGTGAGGACAGGGAGATCCTCACCTCCATACTAGGGACCACTTCAGTTGCGAAGCTCTGGGAGCCTGTGGCCTGGCTTGTTTGCGAGCGAGGTCCTCGCACTCTCGTGCGAGTAATTCGGTTAGCTAGGCTCTCTTGCGAGACTGGCGGAAAAGCTTCGCGTGATCGATTGGAGCGCACCTGCTGTGAGGTGACAAGCATCAGGTGGGAATAATCGCGCTCGGGGGTGCGGGTGATACATCTGCTCTCAATGACAGGTCTAGAGCAGCCGAGGGCAGGCGCCTCGGGCGTCGCGCGTGCGCAATTGCGTCGCGGCGCCCGAGGCGATGTCGCTATCTGCTGAGCAGGCTGCCGTCGTCTTCGACGCTGGAAGGCTCACCGACGCGCACGTGGCGCGCGCGCACCAGGCGACCGTACTCGTCGTACTCCCCTTCGACCTCGATCAGGCGGCCGGGAATCACATCGTCGAAGGTGCCGCCGATGAACACGGTCTTCTCGGTCAACTCTACGGGCGTGCCGTCCACCTCGAAGCGACCCACCAGGGTCTTTACCTCGGTCACCAGACCCTCGATGTCGATTTCCTGCAGGGGCTCCCCGCGCAGGCCGCGGTCTTCGCGGCTCACGCCGATCGCCTGCAGCACCGGACGCTGCAGCACGCCGCGCACCTCCACCCAGTCACCACGACGCGGGCGAAACGGCCCGAAGCCGGTGATGACAGCGTTAGAGAAGTCCACCAGCTGGTCACCGATGACCAGATGATTGCCGCGAACCGCCACGATCTCACCGGTAACCTCGAAAGCTCCGGCTGGCGCGGGATCGATGCGAGTGGCGAGCAGCCGACCGCTAAGGCCTGCGTAACCGCTGACCTCGATTCGCTGGTTCAACTGGAAGCGCCCGTTGCCGCCAAGCTCAGCCGAGATACGGGTGCGCTGGTTCACCGTGATCAGCTGCCCTAGCACCGTGAGCTGCGCCGTACCATCGCCGTTGATGCGGATCTTGCTGATCGGCCCCTGCACAGCATCACGGAAGGTCACAACCCCAACCGTGGGCAAGGTCTGAGGGCCCGTGCTCATCTGCGGGTACACGATGTCGCGTAACTCCACGAGCTGGCCCTGACGGAGCTCCGAGGCGGCGCCGGGTACGCCATCGATGATTATCTTGGCCTGACTCACATCGTAGTCCACACCGGCCACCCGCAGCGTACCGATATCCCGGATGTGCCCATTGGCCACGATGCCGCGTGCCACGCCTCCGCGGTCGATCGCTGCCCCTGCCAACGCCGCGATGGCGAGCAGTAGGGGCAGTGCCAACCAACGCATGGCAACGTCCTTGTTATTCATGCATCTCTCCAGTGTATTCGTGTCGTGTGGTCCGCCCATCTGACCTATTGCTCTTGTTGTACTGGTTGCGAGGCAACCTGCGTGGGTTGCTCGTCAATGATCGTATGGATTTCGTAGGCACCGGCACCGATGCGCACACTCTCGTCGTTTGCATCCCCATCGTCCTCGTGTGCGATTAACCAGGCGTCGACGTCTTCCAAGAATGTTTGTGCTCGTTCCTCTAGGAACGCGCGAAAGGCCGGCGCGTGCTTGCGCGGCACGGTAGCGCTCCAGGCTCGGCCTTCAAAGCGGCTCTGCGCCGGATCCTCCCGATAAATGTTGTGACGGACCGTAGCGCCGAGATCGGCCAGGACCAGGCCGGCCCGCTCGATGGCGTGCGGATCGGTCGCTTCGGGCCGGAAGTAACGCGTCAGCGCACGCAGGCTTCCATCATCCCTACGCTCGACCGCACCTACGGTCAACAGTTCCTTCAACATTGCGGTGAGGGGGATGTCAGCCCCACTGTACCGCTTGTACAGGCCGGTGAAACTGAGTTCGCCCTCCATGGGCAAGAGCGCTGGGGCGCCAGCGTCGTCCAAGAAGGCCTTGTCTGTATGCCACCCCATCAGTACGCGCGCAGCGCTGTGCACGCGATCGCCGGTCACCGGCTCCTCACCCGCCAGGATGTCCCGTTGCCGGCTAGCATCGCGCCGCGTCAGGCCAGTCAGCATAGCGACCCGCGAGATGTTGGTGGGTCGCCCGTCGATACCGAACTCCTTCATCGCCACGTCCACGTAGGACAGGCGCAGAAGATCTGCAAACTGCCGAAAAGTGATGCCCGAGCGCAGGGTGATACTCACGATCGGCCGCAGCATGCGCCGAACGAAGGTACCGATTGAGGAGCTGATGTCTGCCACTGTGTCCTTTGGTATCAATTGTTGTCCGACACATCGGGGGACGTAGGATGCCCCAGGGTAGTGCGGAATTTCAAAGCGCCGCCGTTGAACGACTGTGACGCAATCTTTCGTCGCCCGAATCTTCGGCAACACAATGATTTAGATCACATTTTTGGCGTGAGACATATTGACTCAAATGTGGCCGCGAACAGCCTGGCGCGGTGCGCCGCGGAAAGAACTGCGCAGATGAGACCTAATCGGCCGCCGGTACCGGTCGGGCAGAGGGACCACGTCAGTAGCGTACCCCTGCCCCTGACAGGCGCCGCGCAGAACCGCGAAAGCGATAGGATTCCATGAAGAGACTTTGATGAGACTTTAAGGAGACGTGCGAATGACCAGCATCGAGGCGGCAACGCTCTACGCAGGCCTTCTGCTACTGCTGATGGTGTATCTGAAGGGAAACTGCGGCTTCACGCGGATGCGCGAGAAGATCTACCTGGGGGACGGCGGCAGCGATCCCATGCTGCGCGCCATCCGTGCTCAGGGCAATGCCGTCGAAGACGTACCTGTGGTGCTCATCGGCCTGTTCGCGCTCGTGGGTCTGGGGGTTGGTCCCGTCAGCATTCACCTCCTCGGCGCGGCGTTCGTCATCGCTAGGGTGCTGCACGCGTTAGGCATGGTCGGCGGCGTCGGCTGGGGACGCGTGGCCGGTACGCTCATCACCCAGCTTGTGATGATGGGCACTGCTGGGCTCTGCCTATGGCATGCGTTGACCTAAGCCACTCGAGCCAGTGGCGCGCCAGCCGTGCGCGCCGCGCCAACCCTCCGAGCACCGGACCGGGCGATCTAGCGATGCAGGGAGTCGCGCAGCTGATGAATCTGCTCAGTGCCGACTCGACAGCAGCCCCCGATCGCTCGCGCCCCCGCCGCGACCCACGCCCTCGCTAGGCCAACACAGTGCGCCGGCGCGTGCGAGGGTAGCCAGCAGCCAGACGCGGCATCGTAGTCCTCGCCAGCATTCGGGTAGGCGATGAGGGGCTTGGCCGTGACCTGACGCAAACGATGCAGCAAGGGCTGCACGAGGTGCGGCTTCACGCAGTTGACCCCAACCGCCACCACGTCCTCCCGCAACTCGCACGAGCGCCCTACATCGGACACGAAGCTGCCATCCCACAGGGTCTGCTCGCTCCCACAGCACACGCTCATCCAGAGCGGCACACCGGGCGACTCGCGCGACAAGGACAGCAACACAGCCACTTCGCGTGACGCCGGTATCGTCTCACAGGCGAGCAGATCGGCGCCGCTGTCTGCGAGCAGATGCCAGCGCTCTGCGTGAAAGTCGTAGAGCGCATGGTCTGCTACCGCGTAGGTGCCCGTGTACTCGGAGCCATCGGCCAGGTAGGCGCCATAGGGCCCAACGCTCGCTGCGACTAGCGGCCGCACCCGACCCACACGGTTGGCCGCGTGCGCCCAGAACGCATCGCGCGCTTGCACTGCCAACTCTACGGCGCGAACGATCAGCTCGCGGCCTTGGACAGAGGAGATCCCGCGGGCGGCAAAGCCCGGCAAGCTCGCCTGGTAGCTGGCGGCAGTGATGCAGTCCGCTCCGGCGTGCAGGTACTCATGGTGCACTTGGCGAATTGCCTCAGGTGCCTCGATCAGCAACTTGGCCGACCACAGGGGATCGGCAAGGTCGAAACCCTTTTGCTCGAGTGCCGTCGCAAGACCGCCGTCGAGGATCAGAGGTGCCGCGCTGCGATCCCGCAGTCGATCGTGTAACAGGGCTGGGGGCAACATGCGCCAGCGCTACCGTGTGCTCTGATCGCGCGCAGGCTTTGAGCTAATTTCTTCGATAGGCGACACGAGTGTATTGCACCTCAAGCGGCTCGCCCTCGCCCCTGCAGCCCCACGATGGCCAACAGGCTTAGCATCAATACCAGCACAGGCAGTACGCTCATCAACAATCGCTCCCAACCTACGGCGAGCACCGTTGAGCCCGCCAAGAGGCTAGCCAGGGCGGCGGTGCCAAATACGCAGAATTCATTGAGCGCCTGCGCGCGAAATCTCTCCTCGGGGCGATAGGCTGCCACCAGGGCCGTAGTGCCGCCCACGAACAGGAAGTTCCAACCCACCCCCAAGAGCACCAAGGTCAGGTAGTAGTGCATCACCTCATGACCGGCGAACCCAGCCAACACGCAGGTAAGCAACAGCAGGGTACCGCCCCACATCAAGCCACGTGCCCCTAGCCTCGCGATGAGCACCGCGGAGAGCAGCGATGGTGCGTACATGGCAATCACATGAGCGCGCACTACGGCTGCCGTATCGGCAACGGCGTGGCCATCCACCACGTGCATCGCGATCGGAGTGGCGGTCATCAAAAAGGTCATGACCCCCTGCCCGACCACAGCCGCCAGCACCGCCAGCGCAAAGCCTTGCGAGCGCACCATCTCCAATACGGGGCGAACACCGTTGTCCGCCCTGTCCGGTGAGGACGCTTGCCGGACAGGAGGCACCACGCGCTGCATGAGTGCTACGAGCACAAGCGCGATGACATGGGCGATGGCAAGCCCAACGAAGCTACTGCGAAAGGGCATGCTGCCGTCAGTGCCCGCCCCTCGCGCCACGAGCTCACTGCCGAGGAACGCGCCGCCGATCGAACCCATTAGAATGAAAGACACGGCGTGACCGGCACGTGCCGGCGAGACACATTCCGCCGCCGCGAAGCGCAGCTGCTGGCCGAAGGTCATGGTGGCGCCGATTCCCACGGCGGCGAGGCAAAACAGCACGAAGTGCTGGCCCTCTACTGCGGCGGCCGCGAGCAGAGCACTTACCACCGCCAAGCTCGAGGCAGCAGCCGTGCCCCAACGACGCCCGACGCGCGACATCAGCATGCTCGCTGGCACCGTGGTGAGCGCCGTCCCGAGCACCATCAACGACACAGGCAGCGTGGCCAGACCCGACGGCGCAAACTGGCTGCCGACGATTCCTCCCACGCTTACCAGCACCACGGACCCAGCACTGAAGATCGCCTGCAGCAGCAGCAGGCAAAGCAGGTTGCGCTGGAGTAGCCGGTCTCGTGACCCATCGTCCACAGCGGGCGTCTGCAACGGCGTGTTCAGGAGTTCCCCCGCACGAATGGATCGAATGACCAGTAGGCGCGACAGGCTAACAGGAACGGCATCTGCCGGGGAGTTCTCGCCGAGCTTTGAGCACTAGGCACGCGTTTCGCTGAGGCAAACGCGTAGGGTGTGCTGCGACATCAGCGCGAGACGCGAGGGCTGCAACGCATGAGAGCACACGTCCCCATTCCCTCACACCTCGTGCTGCTGCACGAGGCTGACGACCTGCAGCGCTCCCTGGCCGCGCGCCTTCGGATCAGCGACCTTCGGGATCACGCGCACGCGCGGCCCGGAATGTCCGTCCTCGGCTCCGCCTGCGGCCAGTACGTGTCTCGCCTTTATCACTCCCTCGGACTGCTGTGTGGACATTTCACGGAGGATCAGGTGAAGGCGTGCGAAGATGCCCGCGAAGTAGCGCTAGTCGCTCGTAACGAGCGCCGACGCGTCCCTGTCCACCTGGACGAGACGCACGCGCCAGCCACCCACGACATCACACCTTGCGCAGATCCCCTATCACTGATCGGTATGTCGGCAGACTACGATCGATTCTCGGGCGAGGCCGTGCGTATCGCCCTGCTCGATACGGGAATCGACCTGCGCCATCCCGATTTCGCAGGCCGCTTTCAAGAGGGCAAGAACGCCGTGTCCTTCGTGGCCGGGGAATCCGTGCAAGATGGGCTCGGCCACGGCACGCACTGCGCCGGCGTGGTCGCGGGGCCTCGTGTGCCCACAGCCGGTGAGCGCTTCGCCGTCGCGCCCGGGGCAGAACTGCTGATCGGCAAGGTACTCGGCGACTCGGGGCTCGGCAACGATGATCAGGTCATCGATGGCATTCACTGGGCACTACACCAAGGGGCCCGCGTCATCTCCCTGAGCCTTGGATCCTCGCGCGAACCTGGCGATGCAGGTAGCGCGATGTACGAGCATCTGGCGCGGCGAACCCTGCACCGGGAACACGGTGCCCTGCTGATTGCCGCTACCGGAAATGAGAGCAGCCGA
Coding sequences within:
- a CDS encoding DUF5666 domain-containing protein, which gives rise to MNNKDVAMRWLALPLLLAIAALAGAAIDRGGVARGIVANGHIRDIGTLRVAGVDYDVSQAKIIIDGVPGAASELRQGQLVELRDIVYPQMSTGPQTLPTVGVVTFRDAVQGPISKIRINGDGTAQLTVLGQLITVNQRTRISAELGGNGRFQLNQRIEVSGYAGLSGRLLATRIDPAPAGAFEVTGEIVAVRGNHLVIGDQLVDFSNAVITGFGPFRPRRGDWVEVRGVLQRPVLQAIGVSREDRGLRGEPLQEIDIEGLVTEVKTLVGRFEVDGTPVELTEKTVFIGGTFDDVIPGRLIEVEGEYDEYGRLVRARHVRVGEPSSVEDDGSLLSR
- a CDS encoding DUF6502 family protein, whose translation is MADISSSIGTFVRRMLRPIVSITLRSGITFRQFADLLRLSYVDVAMKEFGIDGRPTNISRVAMLTGLTRRDASRQRDILAGEEPVTGDRVHSAARVLMGWHTDKAFLDDAGAPALLPMEGELSFTGLYKRYSGADIPLTAMLKELLTVGAVERRDDGSLRALTRYFRPEATDPHAIERAGLVLADLGATVRHNIYREDPAQSRFEGRAWSATVPRKHAPAFRAFLEERAQTFLEDVDAWLIAHEDDGDANDESVRIGAGAYEIHTIIDEQPTQVASQPVQQEQ
- a CDS encoding MFS transporter encodes the protein MQTPAVDDGSRDRLLQRNLLCLLLLQAIFSAGSVVLVSVGGIVGSQFAPSGLATLPVSLMVLGTALTTVPASMLMSRVGRRWGTAAASSLAVVSALLAAAAVEGQHFVLFCLAAVGIGATMTFGQQLRFAAAECVSPARAGHAVSFILMGSIGGAFLGSELVARGAGTDGSMPFRSSFVGLAIAHVIALVLVALMQRVVPPVRQASSPDRADNGVRPVLEMVRSQGFALAVLAAVVGQGVMTFLMTATPIAMHVVDGHAVADTAAVVRAHVIAMYAPSLLSAVLIARLGARGLMWGGTLLLLTCVLAGFAGHEVMHYYLTLVLLGVGWNFLFVGGTTALVAAYRPEERFRAQALNEFCVFGTAALASLLAGSTVLAVGWERLLMSVLPVLVLMLSLLAIVGLQGRGRAA
- a CDS encoding S8 family serine peptidase — its product is MRAHVPIPSHLVLLHEADDLQRSLAARLRISDLRDHAHARPGMSVLGSACGQYVSRLYHSLGLLCGHFTEDQVKACEDAREVALVARNERRRVPVHLDETHAPATHDITPCADPLSLIGMSADYDRFSGEAVRIALLDTGIDLRHPDFAGRFQEGKNAVSFVAGESVQDGLGHGTHCAGVVAGPRVPTAGERFAVAPGAELLIGKVLGDSGLGNDDQVIDGIHWALHQGARVISLSLGSSREPGDAGSAMYEHLARRTLHREHGALLIAATGNESSRPDEVAAVENPAAAASVMAVAAVDGDDEVAYFSGGQRDAVGEVNVAAPGVGIRSTWLGGTYRAVSGTSMATPHVAGVAALHLEQSPTLSPQALWQRLQDQARPTGAEVDVGNGVVQAP
- a CDS encoding serine/threonine protein kinase codes for the protein MLKRLFLGAFLILLLTLVVTVGALQFSALGAIQQTLREPPPAATVSIASGTAEGASPRAVIFVGNNWQGSITVIDALDYTVLGTINGIPDKRERLNAIREDFFDRMLFFGIRHLIGEGNDQYVDDMYSTLDGRRLIVSRPSFADVVAIDINSGRIDWRFEVDGVRADHMALSPDGRRVAVSASTGNVVHVIDVQTGEEFGRFPTGDSPHENVFSKDGKRIFHASIGRVFSPFDSLGGGFAKGERRFQVVDADSMEILERVDMREKLDAFGLTDVSPSIRPMAHTSDERLFYFQLSFLHGFVEYDLEQARILRKADLPKVTTAARTEYINDSAHHGIAISGDDRTLCVAGTMDDYVALVDVASLEPQILSGLGEKPYWVVTDRSGEHCFVSWSGTDQMSVIDIAQAREVARVDVGDHPQRIREGYVTGAWYRASARGAAAR
- a CDS encoding DUF4440 domain-containing protein; its protein translation is MKTWLCVGWMLLVSAVFAAPSYADDADDIKATLVAMWAALERGDVDAYAQHVHPDYTLFGEGDLYLAEGKAVELRAMADWTSRATQVHTQMHHPEVTVRGDTAWITYYWTDAGVIGDQRFTSRGKSTRIFVRERGKWLCIHGHFTQVP
- a CDS encoding YheU family protein produces the protein MIKIDSQLLSDDALLGVIDDFILREGTDYGEHERTLEAKRDQVRAQLDAGTAEIWFDPDSQTVTLRRADDPPPT
- a CDS encoding polysaccharide deacetylase family protein; translated protein: MPPSRSPLTLALLICTLAQLPNAAHADKRIALTFDDAPRADGLVFSGEERASVLIDALASTQTGPVAFFATTAGIEREPDGRERLERYATAGHRIANHTHSHPWAYRTEVTKYLADIDKAEQYLRDLPNYRPWFRFPYLDEGREPKRIAQIAEGLRQRQLTNGYVTVDNYDWYLDQALQNALAEGHPVDYEAFGRLYVRMLTYAAEYYDAVAVQMLGESPVHVLLLHENDLAAMFVDDLVQALRDGGWTIVSPDVAYDDPLPTPKTRFTSQGRVFALAADAGRPRNTMWTWAIDEAMLDVMLARSGALPSARPAQDQ
- the mmuM gene encoding homocysteine S-methyltransferase — encoded protein: MLPPALLHDRLRDRSAAPLILDGGLATALEQKGFDLADPLWSAKLLIEAPEAIRQVHHEYLHAGADCITAASYQASLPGFAARGISSVQGRELIVRAVELAVQARDAFWAHAANRVGRVRPLVAASVGPYGAYLADGSEYTGTYAVADHALYDFHAERWHLLADSGADLLACETIPASREVAVLLSLSRESPGVPLWMSVCCGSEQTLWDGSFVSDVGRSCELREDVVAVGVNCVKPHLVQPLLHRLRQVTAKPLIAYPNAGEDYDAASGCWLPSHAPAHCVGLARAWVAAGARAIGGCCRVGTEQIHQLRDSLHR
- a CDS encoding MAPEG family protein, with protein sequence MTSIEAATLYAGLLLLLMVYLKGNCGFTRMREKIYLGDGGSDPMLRAIRAQGNAVEDVPVVLIGLFALVGLGVGPVSIHLLGAAFVIARVLHALGMVGGVGWGRVAGTLITQLVMMGTAGLCLWHALT